One part of the Bacillus sp. FJAT-27916 genome encodes these proteins:
- the hpt gene encoding hypoxanthine phosphoribosyltransferase gives MTIHNDIEKVLISEEEIQGKIKELGAMLTEEYKDKNPLVIGVLKGAMPFMTDLLKHVDSYLEMDFMDVSSYGNSTVSSGEVKIIKDLNTSVEGRDLLIIEDIIDSGLTLSYLVDLFRYRKAKSIKLVTLLDKPSGRKADITADYACFDVPNEFVVGYGLDYIEKYRNLPYVGVLKREVYEA, from the coding sequence ATGACAATCCACAATGACATAGAAAAGGTACTGATTTCCGAGGAGGAGATCCAAGGGAAAATCAAAGAGTTGGGCGCAATGCTCACAGAAGAATATAAGGATAAGAATCCGCTTGTAATCGGCGTGTTAAAAGGCGCAATGCCATTTATGACAGATTTGCTGAAGCATGTGGATAGCTATCTGGAAATGGACTTCATGGATGTTTCCAGCTATGGAAACTCAACTGTTTCATCCGGTGAGGTTAAGATTATCAAGGATTTAAATACATCTGTTGAAGGCCGTGACCTTCTTATTATTGAAGATATTATTGACAGCGGTTTGACCTTATCCTATTTAGTGGACTTATTCCGCTACCGTAAGGCTAAATCAATCAAGCTTGTTACTTTGCTTGATAAGCCGTCCGGCCGTAAAGCTGACATCACAGCAGATTATGCATGCTTCGATGTGCCGAATGAATTCGTTGTCGGCTATGGATTGGATTACATCGAGAAATATCGTAACCTTCCATATGTTGGAGTGCTTAAAAGAGAAGTTTATGAAGCATAA